A genomic segment from Necator americanus strain Aroian chromosome III, whole genome shotgun sequence encodes:
- a CDS encoding hypothetical protein (NECATOR_CHRIII.G11018.T1): protein MKLYSILIYHKRSDGTVRAFKSAFDLSSFSFFQRGSVQEFMQFTGKLLVERSGMGARSTVKENEYFCHCYVRSDGLAAVSVTDGEYQARVAMSMMTRVLDDFTSKVNHSQWPQIQSEKDCFYTGLPELLTKWQNPREADPMTRVQEEVEETKIVMHNTIQSVLERGEKLDDLVKKSENLSDQSKLFYTQARKMNKCCNYY from the exons ATGAAACTTTATTCGATTTTAATCTACCACAAACGGAGTGATGGTACTGTGCGGGCATTCAAATCTGCATTTGATCTCTCCtctttcagtttctttcaGAGAGGCTCTGTTCAg GAGTTCATGCAGTTTACGGGCAAGTTGCTTGTGGAACGATCAGGCATGGGCGCACGTAGTACTGTCAAGGAAAATGAATACTTCTGTCATTGCTATGTACGCAGCGATGGCTTGGCGGCGGTCTCGGTGACAGATGGGGAGTATCAG GCGCGTGTCGCAATGAGCATGATGACAAGGGTTCTTGATGACTTCACATCTAAGGTTAACCATTCCCAGTGG CCGCAAATCCAGTCTGAGAAGGATTGTTTTTACACGGGCCTTCCAGAATTGCTGACTAAATGGCAAAATCCACGTGAAGCGGATCCTATGACTCGGGTTCAG GAAGAGGTGGAGGAAACGAAAATAGTCATGCACAACACCATACAATCAGTCCTTGAACGAG GAGAAAAGTTAGATGATCTCGTCAAGAAAAGTGAGAATCTATCCGACCAGTCAAAGCTGT
- a CDS encoding hypothetical protein (NECATOR_CHRIII.G11019.T1) — MVSWSRKWDLPLNLSKTVALHFGEAPQIPYFCNSTTIQYQEQVRDLEIVLDAVMILWALFFICALIIIIRTRRKDNVLAFFHPYCNAGGGGERVLWCALRAMQQKWPHLQYIIYSGDYDATKEQILLKAKQRFGITIDPKNVHFVFLRLRRVVEADLYPRFTLIAQALAGLLLGFEALLKLNPSIFVDSMGYSLTLPLFRWIAGSRVGTYVHYPTISCDMIDLVSRREQSYNNADIIVQSNILSHSKLLYYRLFAFFYGLTGQAAEVVMANGSWTSGHIKRLWHCDDVKIVFPPCDVTAFLTLEQNSEEKFSRDKVVRIISIGQIRPEKNHRMQIEILQVVKKKLEERGEGTEVELTVAGGCRNVADQARVKELKNLAAQWGLTSNINWKLNVAYEELLDVLSESLISLHTMWNEHFGISVVEGMAAGTIMLAHDSGGPQLDILLPIDGKKETQPMGFLAATREAYSLPQYPAHWTLPSQTSDGMATGERRSNLRLLRTSLILDQGDTRTTRHGDCLRLCTYNARTVSTDADLHALPGAAERIKFHVIALQETKYRRSDVRQMNDGTLVIRGEKVMSRNVGGVGFVVHPSVVHLVDSHEILSPRLAILRLRPLRQKSISIINCYSPTSATDESELDAFYEELEEVVRNEKSYKFVVGDFNAKVGKATEEEYRIGRFGLGDRNENGNRLAGLLSAARLFHGNSLFMKKDHRRWTWESPNGATRAEIDHILTNRRWCLLDVSVVPSFCSGSDHRLLRAKIRLSHTMEKNICYRQRRRKEVVYDDCVLEDCLSQGDWHIEEDPNVDYEMLLRGLRACAERASKPRTTNLDRISKTTKALLERRRALRLDPNASHIEGLVASTSCRKALQEDLLKYRQKKILEAAQRTSLRKCRRDLREYNIPLATLMSKDGTRTSSHREIEIITKKFYSNFFRSSTPVSSPIIPTGEAPPRILPSEVRVAIKSMKPGTASGPDFISADFLRAVRHPLHVILAAHMTSHLQKERIPDQWKTSRTVLIHKKGDREDLRNYRPICLLSVLYKVFTKIILTRISRTLDEAQPQEQAGFRQGFSCLDHIQTVSRVIKVCREYRFPLVLTFVDYEKAFGSVETNAILSALVDQGVDASYVRTLANCYDRCTTRIQLFHRPLTIPIGKGVRQGDTISPKLFTAAFQWIMKSLSWEERGIRVDGRFLSNLRFADDILLFSSSTNEAETMLNELNEAGKRIGLRINRKKTQFMKNAHCEDGGVQLERSQIVETPSYAYLGRSMNMENHLKEELDRRMRAAWAAFAAVREATDQLTDEDLRAHLFDSTVLPALCYAAETWADTAATSRKLLTTHRALERCLLKFNRRTQHLAGLRSSDSEKECPVFATQRNMTSSTSLTKLENILDDNGEGTKRVEEMLGPARPVKTGHLIIPTNFVCSEVFLAHLTQQSNSLQELEYVRLILHIIDMTRAERDAVRRAARKSVSRFSEYEFDRNWNTAIEPLLM; from the exons ATGGTATCATGGTCAAGAAAATGGGATCTACCtttaaatctttccaaaacagTAGCTTTGCATTTCGGAGAGGCTCCTCAGATTCCCTACTTCTGCAATTCAACAACTATTCAATATCAAGAGCAAGTTCGAGACCTTGAG ATTGTTCTGGATGCAGTTATGATTCTCTGGGCTCTGTTCTTCATATGCGCTTTGATAATTATAATTAGAACTCGAAG aaaagATAACGTGTTGGCATTTTTCCATCCTTACTGCAACGCTGGAGGTGGAGGTGAACGGGTTTTATGGTGCGCCCTTCGTGCAATGCAACAAAA ATGGCCGCACTTGCAGTATATTATCTATTCGGGAGACTATGACGCAACAAAAGAGCAGATCCTTCTAAAAGCCAAACAGCGGTTTGGGATTACCATTGACCCAAAGAATGTTCACTTTGTCTTCCTACG gTTGCGACGTGTGGTCGAGGCAGATCTTTATCCCCGTTTTACACTTATAGCACAAGCGTTGGCTGGATTGCTTCTCGGTTTCGAGGCCTTGCTTAAACTTAACCCATCTATTTTTGTTGATAGTATGGGATATAGCCTGACGCTTCCTCTGTttcg GTGGATCGCTGGAAGTAGAGTGGGCACATATGTTCATTATCCAACAATTTCATGTG ATATGATCGACCTGGTATCGCGAAGAGAACAGTCTTACAACAATGCTGACATTATTGTGCAGAGCAATATATTAAGTCATAGTAAATTACTCTACTATCGTCTGTTCGCATTTTTTTATGGTCTCACTGGTCAAGCTGCGGAAGTTGTTATGGCGAATGGAAG TTGGACTAGCGGTCATATAAAACGATTGTGGCATTGCGATGATGTAAAGATAGTTTTCCCACCATGTGATGTCACTGCCTTCTTGACACTGGAGCAGAATTCCGAAGAGAA attttctcGAGATAAAGTTGTGAGGATCATATCGATTGGACAAATTCGTCCAGAGAAAAACCATCGAATGCAGATCGAGATACTGCAGGTagtcaaaaagaaactagaagAACGCGGTGAAGGAACTGAG GTCGAGCTCACTGTTGCTGGTGGCTGCAGAAATGTAGCTGACCAGGCTCGCGTTAAGGAGCTGAAGAATCTTGCAGCGCAGTGGGGACTGACTTCCAATATAAACTGGAAGCTCAATGTGGCTTATGAAGAGTTGCTCGATGTTCTTTCG GAGTCGTTGATTTCCTTACATACGATGTGGAACGAACATTTTGGTATTTCTGTAGTGGAAGGAATGGCTGCTGGTACGATTATGTTGGCACATGATTCTG GTGGGCCCCAGCTGGACATTTTACTACCAATCGATGGAAAGAAAGAGACACAACCGATGGGATTTCTCGCAGCTACACGAGAAG catattcactccctcagtaccctgcacactggaccctgccgtctcagacgtcggacggtatggcgaccggcgagaggcgatcaaatctcaggttgctcaggacgtcattgattctggaccaaggcgacacacgcacgactcgccatggagactgtctcagactgtgtacttacaacgcgagaacagtttccacagacgctgacctgcatgcccttcccggagctgcagagcgcatcaaatttcacgtgattgctctgcaggagaccaagtacagaaggagcgacgtgcgacagatgaatgacggtacactcgtcattcgtggagagaaggttatgtcgcgaaatgtaggcggtgttggttttgttgtgcacccatctgtcgtccatctcgtcgattctcacgaaatcctgtcacctcgtctggccattcttcgcctccgccctctgcgccaaaaatccatcagtatcatcaactgctactcaccaacatcagcaactgatgaatccgaattggatgcgttttacgaggagctggaggaagtagtccgcaacgagaagtcctacaaattcgttgtcggagacttcaacgcaaaagtaggaaaggccacagaagaggaatacaggattggaagatttggactaggggaccggaatgaaaatggcaatcgtctcgccggactgttgtccgccgctcgcctctttcatgggaactctcttttcatgaaaaaagatcatcgtcggtggacatgggaatcgcccaatggcgcgactcgtgcggagatcgaccacatactcaccaaccggaggtggtgtctacttgacgtctcagtagtaccatccttttgtagtggttctgatcaccgtctccttcgtgcgaaaatacgactcagccacacgatggaaaagaacatctgctatcggcaacgaaggagaaaagaagtcgtctacgacgattgcgtactcgaggactgcttgtcccaaggtgactggcacatcgaggaggacccaaacgtggactacgagatgctgctcagaggattacgagcctgtgctgaacgcgcctcgaagccgcgcacgacaaacttggatcgaatttcgaagaccaccaaggcattgttggaaagaagaagggctttgaggcttgatccgaatgcatcgcacattgagggGTTAGTAGCAagcactagctgcagaaaagcgttgcaggaggatcttttgaagtacaggcagaagaagattctagaagcagcacaaagaacgagtctaaggaagtgccgcagggatctccgcgaatataatattccgctagcaaccttgatgagcaaagacgggactcgcacgtcttctcatcGTGAGATTGAAATCATTACGAAGAAGTTCTACTCGAactttttccgttcatcaactcctgtgtcaagcccaatcatccccactggcgaagctccaccacggattctcccttcggaagtacgagtcgctatcaagagcatgaaacctggcaccgcctccggacctgattttatatcagcagactttcttcgggctgttcgccatccgcttcatgtaatcttagcagcgcacatgacatcccaccttcagaaagaaaggatcccagaccagtggaagacctcgcgaaccgttcttatccataagaaaggtgaccgagaggaccttcggaactaccgtccgatatgcttgctgagcgtgttatacaaagtattcactaagatcatcctcacgcgcatatctaggacgctggatgaagcccagcctcaagaacaagctggattccgccagggatttagctgcttggaccacattcagaccgtgtcgagggtcataaaggtttgccgggaataccgcttcccccttgttctaaccttcgtcgactatgagaaagcctttggcagcgtagaaacgaatgcaatactgtcagcactggtcgatcaaggtgtggacgcgtcgtatgtgaggacattagccaattgctacgatcgatgcacgactaggatacagcttttccaccgccctctcaccatacccattggaaagggggtacgacaaggcgatactatatcgccgaagctgttcacggctgcatttcaatggataatgaaatcactatcctgggaagaaaggggcatacgtgttgatggaaggtttctttcgaaccttcgtttcgcggacgacatccttctcttttcgagcagtaccaatgaagcagaaacgatgctcaacgaattgaacgaagcagggaagagaataggactacgaataaacagaaagaagacacagttcatgaagaacgcccactgcgaggacggaggagtacaacttgaacgctcccaaatcgtggaaactccgtcatacgcatacctcggacgttctatgaacatggaaaaccacttgaaggaagaactggatagaagaatgagagcagcatgggcggcattcgcagccgtcagggaagctacggaccaactgacggacgaggatcttcgtgcccatctgttcgactcgacagtccttccagcgctctgttacgcagcggagacgtgggcagacaccgcggccacgtctaggaagctacttactacccacagagctcttgagagatgtctcctgaagtttaaccggcgcacacaacaccttgccggtcttcgtagctccgactccGAAAAGGAATgccccgtcttcgcgacccagcggaatat gacctcgtcaacgtcactcacgaagcttgagaacatcttggatgacaatggcgagggaacgaaacgagtggaagagatgctggggcctgcacgtccagtgaagacgggccatctaa tcattcccaCGAATTTCGTGTGCTCAGAAGTGTTTCTTGCACATCTCACGCAGCAATCAAATTCTCTTCAAGAGCTAG AGTATGTGCGACTTATACTGCACATTATTGACATGACCCGGGCAGAACGCGACGCAGTTCGCAGAGCTGCACGAAAATCGGTGAGCAGGTTCAGCGAGTATGAGTTTGATCGCAACTGGAACACTGCTATTGAGCCATTGTTGATGTGA
- a CDS encoding hypothetical protein (NECATOR_CHRIII.G11020.T1), giving the protein MATGERRSNLRLLRTSLILDQGDTRTTRHGDCLRLCTYNARTVSTDADLHALPGAAERIKFHVIALQETKYRRSDVRQMNDGTLVIRGEKVMSRNVGGVGFVVHPSVVHLVDSHEILSPRLAILRLRPLRQKSISIINCYSPTSATDESELDAFYEELEEVVRNEKSYKFVVGDFNAKVGKATEEEYRIGRFGLGDRNENGNRLAGLLSAARLFHGNSLFMKKDHRRWTWESPNGATRAEIDHILTNRRWCLLDVSVVPSFCSGSDHRLLRAKIRLSHTMEKNICYRQRRRKEVVYDDCVLEDCLSQGDWHIEEDPNVDYEMLLRGLRACAERASKPRTTNLDRISKTTKALLERRRALRLDPNASHIEGLVASTSCRKALQEDLLKYRQKKILEAAQRTSLRKCRRDLREYNIPLATLMSKDGTRTSSHREIEIITKKFYSNFFRSSTPVSSPIIPTGEAPPRILPSEVRVAIKSMKPGTASGPDFISADFLRAVRHPLHVILAAHMTSHLQKERIPDQWKTSRTVLIHKKGDREDLRNYRPICLLSVLYKVFTKIILTRISRTLDEAQPQEQAGFRQGFSCLDHIQTVSRVIKVCREYRFPLVLTFVDYEKAFGSVETNAILSALVDQGVDASYVRTLANCYDRCTTRIQLFHRPLTIPIGKGVRQGDTISPKLFTAAFQWIMKSLSWEERGIRVDGRFLSNLRFADDILLFSSSTNEAETMLNELNEAGKRIGLRINRKKTQFMKNAHCEDGGVQLERSQIVETPSYAYLGRSMNMENHLKEELDRRMRAAWAAFAAVREATDQLTDEDLRAHLFDSTVLPALCYAAETWADTAATSRKLLTTHRALERCLLKFNRRTQHLAGLRSSDSEKECPVFATQRNMYRKQNIDGPVSS; this is encoded by the coding sequence atggcgaccggcgagaggcgatcaaatctcaggttgctcaggacgtcattgattctggaccaaggcgacacacgcacgactcgccatggagactgtctcagactgtgtacttacaacgcgagaacagtttccacagacgctgacctgcatgcccttcccggagctgcagagcgcatcaaatttcacgtgattgctctgcaggagaccaagtacagaaggagcgacgtgcgacagatgaatgacggtacactcgtcattcgtggagagaaggttatgtcgcgaaatgtaggcggtgttggttttgttgtgcacccatctgtcgtccatctcgtcgattctcacgaaatcctgtcacctcgtctggccattcttcgcctccgccctctgcgccaaaaatccatcagtatcatcaactgctactcaccaacatcagcaactgatgaatccgaattggatgcgttttacgaggagctggaggaagtagtccgcaacgagaagtcctacaaattcgttgtcggagacttcaacgcaaaagtaggaaaggccacagaagaggaatacaggattggaagatttggactaggggaccggaatgaaaatggcaatcgtctcgccggactgttgtccgccgctcgcctctttcatgggaactctcttttcatgaaaaaagatcatcgtcggtggacatgggaatcgcccaatggcgcgactcgtgcggagatcgaccacatactcaccaaccggaggtggtgtctacttgacgtctcagtagtaccatccttttgtagtggttctgatcaccgtctccttcgtgcgaaaatacgactcagccacacgatggaaaagaacatctgctatcggcaacgaaggagaaaagaagtcgtctacgacgattgcgtactcgaggactgcttgtcccaaggtgactggcacatcgaggaggacccaaacgtggactacgagatgctgctcagaggattacgagcctgtgctgaacgcgcctcgaagccgcgcacgacaaacttggatcgaatttcgaagaccaccaaggcattgttggaaagaagaagggctttgaggcttgatccgaatgcatcgcacattgagggGTTAGTAGCAagcactagctgcagaaaagcgttgcaggaggatcttttgaagtacaggcagaagaagattctagaagcagcacaaagaacgagtctaaggaagtgccgcagggatctccgcgaatataatattccgctagcaaccttgatgagcaaagacgggactcgcacgtcttctcatcGTGAGATTGAAATCATTACGAAGAAGTTCTACTCGAactttttccgttcatcaactcctgtgtcaagcccaatcatccccactggcgaagctccaccacggattctcccttcggaagtacgagtcgctatcaagagcatgaaacctggcaccgcctccggacctgattttatatcagcagactttcttcgggctgttcgccatccgcttcatgtaatcttagcagcgcacatgacatcccaccttcagaaagaaaggatcccagaccagtggaagacctcgcgaaccgttcttatccataagaaaggtgaccgagaggaccttcggaactaccgtccgatatgcttgctgagcgtgttatacaaagtattcactaagatcatcctcacgcgcatatctaggacgctggatgaagcccagcctcaagaacaagctggattccgccagggatttagctgcttggaccacattcagaccgtgtcgagggtcataaaggtttgccgggaataccgcttcccccttgttctaaccttcgtcgactatgagaaagcctttggcagcgtagaaacgaatgcaatactgtcagcactggtcgatcaaggtgtggacgcgtcgtatgtgaggacattagccaattgctacgatcgatgcacgactaggatacagcttttccaccgccctctcaccatacccattggaaagggggtacgacaaggcgatactatatcgccgaagctgttcacggctgcatttcaatggataatgaaatcactatcctgggaagaaaggggcatacgtgttgatggaaggtttctttcgaaccttcgtttcgcggacgacatccttctcttttcgagcagtaccaatgaagcagaaacgatgctcaacgaattgaacgaagcagggaagagaataggactacgaataaacagaaagaagacacagttcatgaagaacgcccactgcgaggacggaggagtacaacttgaacgctcccaaatcgtggaaactccgtcatacgcatacctcggacgttctatgaacatggaaaaccacttgaaggaagaactggatagaagaatgagagcagcatgggcggcattcgcagccgtcagggaagctacggaccaactgacggacgaggatcttcgtgcccatctgttcgactcgacagtccttccagcgctctgttacgcagcggagacgtgggcagacaccgcggccacgtctaggaagctacttactacccacagagctcttgagagatgtctcctgaagtttaaccggcgcacacaacaccttgccggtcttcgtagctccgactccGAAAAGGAATgccccgtcttcgcgacccagcggaatatgtatcgaaagcaaaacatagatgggccggtctcATCATGa
- a CDS encoding hypothetical protein (NECATOR_CHRIII.G11019.T2) — protein MVSWSRKWDLPLNLSKTVALHFGEAPQIPYFCNSTTIQYQEQVRDLEASCSAYGIVLDAVMILWALFFICALIIIIRTRRKDNVLAFFHPYCNAGGGGERVLWCALRAMQQKWPHLQYIIYSGDYDATKEQILLKAKQRFGITIDPKNVHFVFLRLRRVVEADLYPRFTLIAQALAGLLLGFEALLKLNPSIFVDSMGYSLTLPLFRWIAGSRVGTYVHYPTISCDMIDLVSRREQSYNNADIIVQSNILSHSKLLYYRLFAFFYGLTGQAAEVVMANGSWTSGHIKRLWHCDDVKIVFPPCDVTAFLTLEQNSEEKFSRDKVVRIISIGQIRPEKNHRMQIEILQVVKKKLEERGEGTEVELTVAGGCRNVADQARVKELKNLAAQWGLTSNINWKLNVAYEELLDVLSESLISLHTMWNEHFGISVVEGMAAGTIMLAHDSGGPQLDILLPIDGKKETQPMGFLAATREGILFGTCKAFRIS, from the exons ATGGTATCATGGTCAAGAAAATGGGATCTACCtttaaatctttccaaaacagTAGCTTTGCATTTCGGAGAGGCTCCTCAGATTCCCTACTTCTGCAATTCAACAACTATTCAATATCAAGAGCAAGTTCGAGACCTTGAG GCGAGTTGCTCCGCATATGGG ATTGTTCTGGATGCAGTTATGATTCTCTGGGCTCTGTTCTTCATATGCGCTTTGATAATTATAATTAGAACTCGAAG aaaagATAACGTGTTGGCATTTTTCCATCCTTACTGCAACGCTGGAGGTGGAGGTGAACGGGTTTTATGGTGCGCCCTTCGTGCAATGCAACAAAA ATGGCCGCACTTGCAGTATATTATCTATTCGGGAGACTATGACGCAACAAAAGAGCAGATCCTTCTAAAAGCCAAACAGCGGTTTGGGATTACCATTGACCCAAAGAATGTTCACTTTGTCTTCCTACG gTTGCGACGTGTGGTCGAGGCAGATCTTTATCCCCGTTTTACACTTATAGCACAAGCGTTGGCTGGATTGCTTCTCGGTTTCGAGGCCTTGCTTAAACTTAACCCATCTATTTTTGTTGATAGTATGGGATATAGCCTGACGCTTCCTCTGTttcg GTGGATCGCTGGAAGTAGAGTGGGCACATATGTTCATTATCCAACAATTTCATGTG ATATGATCGACCTGGTATCGCGAAGAGAACAGTCTTACAACAATGCTGACATTATTGTGCAGAGCAATATATTAAGTCATAGTAAATTACTCTACTATCGTCTGTTCGCATTTTTTTATGGTCTCACTGGTCAAGCTGCGGAAGTTGTTATGGCGAATGGAAG TTGGACTAGCGGTCATATAAAACGATTGTGGCATTGCGATGATGTAAAGATAGTTTTCCCACCATGTGATGTCACTGCCTTCTTGACACTGGAGCAGAATTCCGAAGAGAA attttctcGAGATAAAGTTGTGAGGATCATATCGATTGGACAAATTCGTCCAGAGAAAAACCATCGAATGCAGATCGAGATACTGCAGGTagtcaaaaagaaactagaagAACGCGGTGAAGGAACTGAG GTCGAGCTCACTGTTGCTGGTGGCTGCAGAAATGTAGCTGACCAGGCTCGCGTTAAGGAGCTGAAGAATCTTGCAGCGCAGTGGGGACTGACTTCCAATATAAACTGGAAGCTCAATGTGGCTTATGAAGAGTTGCTCGATGTTCTTTCG GAGTCGTTGATTTCCTTACATACGATGTGGAACGAACATTTTGGTATTTCTGTAGTGGAAGGAATGGCTGCTGGTACGATTATGTTGGCACATGATTCTG GTGGGCCCCAGCTGGACATTTTACTACCAATCGATGGAAAGAAAGAGACACAACCGATGGGATTTCTCGCAGCTACACGAGAAGGTATATTATTTGGCACCTGCAAAGCATTCCgtatttcttaa